A genome region from Streptomyces antimycoticus includes the following:
- a CDS encoding IS5 family transposase (programmed frameshift) produces MRRHELSDAEWAFVQPLLPRSERGRRRLDDRTVLNGIVWKFRTGTAWRDVPERYGSWATLHTRFRRWAKDGTFERMLRAAQARADAAGDIEWLVSVDSTIVRAHQHAAGARKGGFAPRGLGRSRGGLTSKIHLACDAVGRPLAFTVTGGNTNDCTQFTAVMKAIRVPRLGPGRPRVRPGHVIGDKGYSSKAIRTWLRQRNIRHTIPERSDQIRNRLRRGSRGGRPPAFDKHVYKRRNVVERCFNRLKQWRGIATRYDKTAESYQAAITLASLLMWA; encoded by the exons ATACGTCGCCATGAACTGTCCGATGCCGAGTGGGCCTTCGTGCAGCCGTTGCTGCCCCGGTCCGAGCGGGGCCGCAGGCGGCTGGACGACCGGACGGTCCTCAACGGGATCGTGTGGAAGTTCCGGACCGGTACGGCCTGGCGGGATGTGCCCGAGCGGTACGGTTCCTGGGCCACGCTGCACACCCGCTTCCGCCGGTGGGCCAAGGACGGCACCTTCGAGCGGATGCTCCGGGCCGCCCAGGCCAGGGCCGACGCGGCCGGGGACATCGAGTGGCTGGTGTCGGTCGACTCCACGATTGTCCGGGCCCACCAGCACGCGGCCGGGGCGCGAAAAGGGGGCTTTGCGCCCCGGG GACTCGGCCGGTCCAGAGGCGGCCTGACCAGCAAGATCCACCTGGCCTGCGACGCTGTGGGGCGACCGCTCGCCTTCACCGTCACCGGCGGGAACACCAACGACTGCACCCAGTTCACCGCCGTGATGAAGGCGATCCGGGTGCCCCGGCTGGGACCGGGGCGGCCCCGGGTCCGCCCCGGCCACGTCATCGGCGACAAGGGCTACAGCTCCAAGGCCATACGCACCTGGCTGCGGCAACGGAACATCCGGCACACCATCCCGGAACGGTCCGACCAGATCCGCAACCGGCTCCGACGCGGCAGCCGTGGCGGACGTCCGCCGGCCTTCGACAAGCACGTCTACAAGCGGCGCAACGTCGTCGAACGGTGCTTCAACCGCCTCAAGCAGTGGCGCGGCATCGCCACCCGCTATGACAAGACCGCCGAGTCCTACCAAGCGGCCATCACCCTCGCATCGCTGCTGATGTGGGCGTGA
- a CDS encoding glycoside hydrolase family 6 protein — MRHRLRALLAALFALPLALAIAPSAHAADPTTMTNGFYVDPDSSAKRWVAANPGDGRAPAIDASIANTPMARWFGSWSGTIGTATGAYAGAADNGDKLPILVAYNIYNRDYCGGHSAGGAASPSAYATWIAQFAGGIANRPAVVILEPDSLGDYGCMTQAQIDEREGMLTGALAQFSRQAPNTWVYLDAGNPGWADPATMARRLHEAGLPQAHGFSLNVSNYFTTIENTAYGNAVNSELNARYGYTKPFVVDTSRNGNGSNGQWCNPSGRRIGAPTQLGGGAEMLLWIKTPGESDGNCGVGAGSSAGQFLPEAAYKMVFGY; from the coding sequence ATGCGCCACAGACTCCGCGCCCTGCTGGCAGCGCTCTTCGCCCTGCCGCTGGCACTCGCCATCGCACCGTCCGCCCACGCGGCCGACCCCACCACCATGACCAACGGGTTCTATGTGGACCCCGACTCCAGCGCGAAGAGGTGGGTCGCCGCCAACCCCGGCGACGGCCGGGCACCCGCGATCGACGCCTCCATCGCCAATACCCCGATGGCCCGCTGGTTCGGCTCCTGGAGCGGCACCATCGGCACCGCTACCGGCGCCTACGCGGGCGCCGCAGACAATGGGGACAAACTACCCATCCTCGTCGCCTACAACATATACAACCGCGACTACTGCGGCGGACACTCTGCCGGAGGGGCCGCTTCGCCGTCCGCCTACGCCACCTGGATCGCCCAGTTCGCCGGCGGGATCGCCAACCGACCGGCCGTCGTCATCCTCGAACCGGACTCTCTCGGGGACTACGGCTGCATGACCCAGGCTCAGATCGACGAACGCGAGGGCATGCTCACCGGCGCCCTCGCCCAGTTCAGCCGCCAGGCCCCCAACACCTGGGTCTATCTCGACGCCGGCAACCCGGGCTGGGCGGACCCGGCGACCATGGCCCGACGCCTCCACGAAGCCGGCCTCCCACAGGCCCACGGCTTCTCCCTCAACGTCTCCAACTACTTCACCACGATCGAGAACACCGCCTACGGCAACGCCGTCAACAGTGAACTCAACGCACGCTACGGCTACACCAAGCCGTTCGTCGTGGACACCAGCCGCAACGGCAACGGCTCCAACGGCCAGTGGTGCAACCCCTCAGGCCGCCGTATCGGCGCCCCCACCCAGCTGGGCGGAGGCGCCGAGATGCTCTTGTGGATCAAGACCCCGGGCGAGTCCGACGGCAACTGCGGCGTCGGAGCCGGCTCCTCGGCCGGACAGTTCCTCCCCGAGGCCGCCTACAAGATGGTCTTCGGCTACTGA
- a CDS encoding class I SAM-dependent methyltransferase — protein sequence MTDAYERMMRANQSNWDARTPVHLASRFYGIDGEPDPFRWFAPWEWEDLGEVAGRDVLHLQCHLGTETIAFARRGARTVGLDFSAASVTAARSVAARAGFDVRYVQANVYDAVEALGGRRFDVVYTGKGALCYLPDLNRWAGVVAQLLRPGGRLYVVEFHPLLNSLGPKPAPGEGPELLLRHDYLGGSGPVHRDATHTYTDGPAVEGATDSYEWMHGLGEVVNALIGAGLDIRRLRESPELPWPRWPHMVRGSSGWWRLPEPGIPLLYGLLASR from the coding sequence ATGACCGACGCGTACGAGCGGATGATGCGGGCCAACCAGTCGAACTGGGACGCCCGGACGCCGGTCCACCTCGCCAGCCGGTTCTACGGGATCGACGGGGAGCCCGACCCGTTTCGCTGGTTCGCCCCGTGGGAGTGGGAGGACCTCGGTGAGGTGGCCGGCCGCGACGTGCTGCACCTGCAGTGCCACCTCGGCACGGAGACGATTGCCTTCGCGCGGCGCGGGGCGCGGACCGTCGGCCTCGACTTCTCCGCGGCCTCTGTGACGGCGGCGAGAAGCGTCGCGGCGCGTGCCGGCTTCGACGTGAGGTACGTACAGGCCAATGTGTACGACGCCGTAGAGGCCCTTGGCGGGCGGCGGTTCGACGTCGTCTACACCGGCAAGGGTGCCCTGTGCTATCTCCCCGACCTGAACCGCTGGGCCGGTGTCGTCGCCCAACTGCTGCGCCCCGGCGGCCGCTTGTACGTCGTGGAGTTCCACCCGCTCCTCAACTCGCTGGGCCCCAAACCCGCCCCTGGGGAGGGTCCCGAACTCCTGCTCAGGCATGACTACTTGGGTGGCAGCGGCCCCGTACACCGCGACGCGACACACACCTACACCGACGGCCCGGCGGTCGAGGGCGCCACCGACAGCTACGAGTGGATGCACGGGCTGGGCGAGGTCGTCAACGCCCTGATCGGAGCCGGTCTGGACATCCGACGGCTGCGCGAGAGCCCTGAACTGCCCTGGCCGCGCTGGCCCCATATGGTTCGTGGCTCATCCGGCTGGTGGCGGCTGCCGGAGCCGGGGATCCCTCTGCTGTACGGACTGTTGGCATCCCGCTGA
- a CDS encoding response regulator, producing MHEPQIDVVIADDQQLVRMGFSLILGVQPGITVVGEAADGVECIELARRLRPRVVLVDIRMPRLDGLEVVRQLAGPGVADPMNVVVITTFDQDDYVRTALRNGACGFLLKDASPQLLVEAVQAAARGDALVSPAVTVRLLRRLEATEHGMAQAAVASDDAGLSERERDIVRLVAVGRTNQEIGDELFLSLSTVKTYLARIQAKLNARNRVEIAAWAWEHGAVRRSR from the coding sequence GTGCACGAACCCCAGATTGACGTCGTCATCGCCGACGACCAGCAACTGGTGCGGATGGGATTCAGCCTGATCCTTGGTGTGCAGCCAGGGATCACGGTGGTCGGTGAGGCGGCAGACGGTGTGGAGTGCATCGAACTCGCGCGTCGCCTGCGTCCCCGGGTCGTGCTGGTCGACATTCGTATGCCGCGGCTGGACGGGCTGGAGGTTGTGCGACAGCTGGCCGGTCCCGGCGTGGCCGATCCGATGAACGTCGTCGTGATCACCACATTCGACCAGGACGACTACGTGCGAACCGCACTGCGCAACGGCGCATGCGGTTTCCTGCTCAAGGACGCCTCTCCCCAACTTCTGGTGGAGGCGGTCCAGGCGGCGGCGCGGGGAGACGCCCTCGTCTCCCCCGCGGTTACCGTGCGGCTTCTGCGGAGGCTGGAAGCGACGGAACACGGGATGGCGCAGGCAGCCGTGGCGTCCGATGACGCCGGCCTCAGCGAACGGGAGCGGGACATCGTCCGGCTGGTGGCCGTAGGGCGCACGAACCAGGAGATCGGCGATGAGTTATTCCTGTCGCTGTCGACGGTGAAGACGTACCTGGCACGCATCCAGGCCAAGCTCAACGCCCGCAACCGGGTCGAGATAGCGGCCTGGGCCTGGGAACACGGAGCAGTCCGCAGGAGCCGATGA
- a CDS encoding sensor histidine kinase codes for MATGPLIALAVAETRWSPSLGKCVAAAVSPSLALTAWSLITQSTMAWWGALETLGLLCMALRTSAQPGRPTAAVAETVLISVTVLLLPLRTGSWQAFTGGGYVLTVALAIFITLGYTIRALEARRERTAREVRYGERLALARDLHDLIAHHMTGIIVQANAALSIQAAAPDKIEPILRNIAQAGAETLESTRRLVRVLREESNTPLRPGDLLADLGELVSAHCAAASPGSGPTEAETARLEATAAARVARLRPEVETSAHRVVQEALTNVRRHAPDAHTIVRLDADTERLRVTVTNTPPHRRALTPAGGRGGFGLLGLQERIKALDGTLRAGPLPDGGWEVSAALPLAPSWPRAEPSPSRALTKRPGPSRRSPAP; via the coding sequence GTGGCTACCGGCCCCCTGATCGCCCTGGCTGTCGCCGAGACCCGCTGGTCGCCATCGCTGGGCAAGTGCGTCGCCGCCGCGGTCTCACCGTCCTTGGCGCTGACCGCTTGGAGCCTGATCACGCAGAGCACCATGGCGTGGTGGGGAGCACTGGAGACATTGGGCCTGCTGTGCATGGCCCTGCGCACCTCAGCCCAACCCGGCCGGCCGACCGCCGCGGTGGCGGAAACCGTCCTGATCAGCGTGACCGTACTTCTGCTGCCCCTGCGGACCGGGTCGTGGCAGGCGTTCACCGGCGGCGGCTATGTGCTGACCGTCGCCCTCGCCATCTTCATCACGCTCGGCTATACCATCCGAGCCCTGGAAGCGCGGAGAGAGCGCACGGCCCGCGAGGTCCGCTACGGGGAGCGCCTCGCCCTGGCCCGCGATCTGCACGATCTCATCGCCCATCACATGACCGGCATCATCGTGCAGGCCAACGCCGCCTTGTCCATCCAGGCCGCCGCACCAGACAAGATCGAGCCCATCCTGCGCAACATCGCCCAGGCCGGTGCCGAGACCCTGGAATCCACGCGCCGTCTGGTCCGCGTCCTGCGCGAGGAAAGCAACACGCCATTGCGGCCCGGCGACTTGCTCGCCGATCTCGGTGAACTCGTGTCCGCCCACTGCGCCGCCGCGTCGCCCGGCTCCGGGCCCACCGAAGCCGAGACGGCACGCCTCGAAGCCACAGCGGCAGCGCGGGTGGCCCGACTGCGCCCCGAAGTGGAGACCTCCGCCCACCGCGTGGTCCAGGAAGCCCTGACCAACGTACGCCGCCACGCACCGGACGCGCACACCATCGTCCGCCTGGACGCCGACACCGAGCGACTGCGCGTGACCGTCACCAACACTCCACCGCACCGCAGGGCGCTCACGCCGGCCGGGGGCCGGGGCGGCTTCGGCCTGCTCGGGCTCCAAGAGCGCATCAAGGCCCTCGACGGCACCCTGCGCGCCGGGCCTCTGCCCGACGGCGGCTGGGAAGTCTCCGCCGCCCTCCCCCTCGCACCGTCATGGCCCCGGGCCGAGCCCTCACCGAGCCGGGCTCTGACGAAGCGACCTGGGCCATCTCGACGCAGCCCAGCCCCGTGA